A region from the Aegilops tauschii subsp. strangulata cultivar AL8/78 chromosome 5, Aet v6.0, whole genome shotgun sequence genome encodes:
- the LOC109733206 gene encoding CSC1-like protein RXW8 isoform X2, whose amino-acid sequence MKISALMTSAGINIGICVLLWSLYSVLRKQPAFVRVYFGRRIAEENRLLREAFILERFVPSTGWIVKALQCTEEELLAAAGLDAVAFNRMLVFSIRIFSLAAILCLFGILPVHYFGRKMHRLEISSEQLHMFTVGNVEVQSRWLWVHSIVLYIISGVACFLLYVEYRHIARLRLIHLKRATVNPGQFTVLVRGIPKTTNESCSTDVDDFFTKYHPSSYLFHQVVYKAGKVQKIITGAKKACGMSDPSTDTTLDQSCEAITYPCSLCGASSDSFRLLPTAEVAKNIDNEECAAAFVFFKTRYGALVASEALQTSNPTNWVTDLAPEPDDVYWSNIWLPYKQLWIRRIATVLGSLVFLVSFLLPVAFIQGLSRLDQLQKKLPFLDGLLKKPYMSQIITGYLPSVILLLFLYTVSPIMIRFSTMEGPTSHSERKKSACSKVLYFYIWNVFFVSLASGAVISQLSPSSSTKDIAVRLAHVIPEQTTFFITYVLTSGWASLSSELMQLFGLIYNFIIKYVLRMKEDIAFVPTFPYHTEIPKVMLFGLLGFSCSVLAPLILPFLLVYFFLGYVVYRNQLLNVYRMRYDSGGLYWPIVHNTVIFSLVLTQVICFGVFGLKESPVAAGFTIPPIFFILSFNQYCRTRFLPLFKTFPSQDLIDLDREDERSGRMEHIHHRLRSAYRQFPGNEDIKLEKIVTVGNDEDQDEGPSSGEPNGEETCEEQEPSRRDLSHPTLKGLPVSRLWDSVRSIAFLWTAEKRSGDSALISASIN is encoded by the exons ATGAAGATCAGCGCGCTCATGACCTCTGCTGGCATCAATATTGGGATCTGCGTGCTCTTGTGGTCGCTCTATTCCGTTCTCAGAAAGCAGCCAGCATTTGTAAGGGTCTACTTCGGCCGGAGGATCGCCGAGGAGAATAGACTGCTCCGAGAGGCCTTCATCTTGGAGAGGTTTGTTCCATCCACTGGCTGGATCGTCAAGGCCCTGCAGTGTACCGAGGAAGAGCTATTGGCAGCTGCTGGGCTGGATGCTGTTGCTTTCAATAGAATGCTAGTATTCAG CATACGCATCTTTTCCCTAGCTGCCATCCTGTGTCTTTTTGGAATTCTTCCAGTGCATTATTTTGGACGAAAGATGCATCGCCTTGAGATTTCTTCAGAACAATTGCATATGTTCACAGTTGGTAATGTGGAAGTGCAATCAAGATG GCTTTGGGTTCATTCTATAGTCCTCTACATAATATCTGGAGTAGCTTGCTTTCTCCTATATGTT GAGTATAGGCACATCGCTAGGCTGAGGCTCATTCACCTTAAACGTGCAACAGTAAATCCAGGCCAATTTACTGTGCTTGTTCGCGGAATACCAAAGACAACAAACGAATCGTGCAGTACTGACGTCGATGATTTCTTCACCAAGTATCATCCATCAAGTTACCTATTCCATCAAGTTGTTTACAAGGCTGGGAAAGTTCAGAAGATAATC ACTGGCGCGAAGAAGGCATGTGGAATGTCGGACCCTTCCACAGACACAACTCTAGATCAGAGCTGTGAGGCAATTACATACCCGTGTTCTCTTTGTGGAGCCTCTTCGGATTCCTTCCGGTTGTTACCGACTGCCGAAGTTGCAAAGAACATAGATAACGAG GAATGTGCGGCTGCTTTTGTATTTTTCAAAACTCGGTATGGAGCACTTGTTGCTTCAGAAGCACTTCAGACTTCGAACCCTACGAACTGGGTAACTGATCTAGCTCCAGAACCAGATGATGTGTATTGGTCAAACATTTGGCTTCCTTATAAGCAGCTTTGGATTCGACGGATAGCTACGGTTCTAGGTTCTCTTGTTTTTCTGGTCTCATTTCTGCTACCAGTGGCATTTATTCAAGGTCTATCCCGGCTTGATCAGTTGCAGAAGAAGCTTCCTTTCCTTGATGGGTTATTGAAGAA GCCATACATGAGCCAAATAATAACTGGATACCTTCCGAGCGTCATACTGCTATTATTCCTGTACACCGTTTCGCCAATAATGATACGGTTTTCGACAATGGAGGGGCCTACATCTCACAGTGAAAGGAAGAAGAGTGCTTGCTCTAAAGTGCTGTACTTCTACATTTGGAATGTGTTCTTTGTTAGTTTAGCATCTGGTGCTGTCATAAGCCAATTGAGCCCTTCTTCGAGCACGAAGGACATCGCTGTCCGGCTCGCTCATGTCATACCTGAGCAG ACTACGTTCTTCATCACCTATGTTCTGACTTCAGGATGGGCCAGTTTATCATCTGAACTTATGCAACTCTTTGGCCTGATCTATAACTTTATAATAAAGTATGTTCTGAGAATGAAAGAAGATATCGCGTTTGTTCCCACATTTCCTTATCACACAGAAATACCAAAAGTTATGTTGTTTGGACTATTGGGCTTCTCGTGCTCTGTACTGGCACCCTTGATCTTACCTTTTCTGCTAGTCTACTTCTTCCTGGGTTATGTTGTATACCGCAATCAG TTGCTCAATGTTTACCGCATGAGATATGACAGTGGTGGTTTGTATTGGCCAATTGTACACAACACGGTGATATTCTCTCTCGTGCTCACCCAGGTCATCTGCTTCGGTGTATTTGGCCTAAAAGAATCACCAGTAGCCGCAGGCTTCACCATACCTCCGATCTTCTTTATTCTTTCATTCAATCAGTATTGTAGAACCCGATTCCTTCCCCTGTTCAAAACTTTTCCGTCACAG GATTTAATCGACTTGGACAGGGAAGACGAAAGGTCAGGGAGAATGGAACATATTCACCACAGACTCCGTTCCGCATACCGGCAGTTCCCTGGCAATGAAGATATAAAGCTGGAGAAAATCGTGACCGTCGGGAATGACGAGGACCAAGATGAAGGCCCTAGCTCGGGCGAGCCCAACGGAGAAGAAACATGCGAGGAACAAGAACCCAGCAGAAGGGATCTGTCTCACCCAACTCTGAAAGGACTCCCTGTTAGCCGTCTGTGGGATTCCGTGAGATCCATTGCTTTCCTCTGGACTGCAGAAAAGAGGTCCGGCGATAGCGCATTGATTAGCGCGTCAATTAACTAA
- the LOC109733206 gene encoding CSC1-like protein RXW8 isoform X1, with product MKISALMTSAGINIGICVLLWSLYSVLRKQPAFVRVYFGRRIAEENRLLREAFILERFVPSTGWIVKALQCTEEELLAAAGLDAVAFNRMLVFSIRIFSLAAILCLFGILPVHYFGRKMHRLEISSEQLHMFTVGNVEVQSRWLWVHSIVLYIISGVACFLLYVEYRHIARLRLIHLKRATVNPGQFTVLVRGIPKTTNESCSTDVDDFFTKYHPSSYLFHQVVYKAGKVQKIITGAKKACGMSDPSTDTTLDQSCEAITYPCSLCGASSDSFRLLPTAEVAKNIDNEFWNCLQECAAAFVFFKTRYGALVASEALQTSNPTNWVTDLAPEPDDVYWSNIWLPYKQLWIRRIATVLGSLVFLVSFLLPVAFIQGLSRLDQLQKKLPFLDGLLKKPYMSQIITGYLPSVILLLFLYTVSPIMIRFSTMEGPTSHSERKKSACSKVLYFYIWNVFFVSLASGAVISQLSPSSSTKDIAVRLAHVIPEQTTFFITYVLTSGWASLSSELMQLFGLIYNFIIKYVLRMKEDIAFVPTFPYHTEIPKVMLFGLLGFSCSVLAPLILPFLLVYFFLGYVVYRNQLLNVYRMRYDSGGLYWPIVHNTVIFSLVLTQVICFGVFGLKESPVAAGFTIPPIFFILSFNQYCRTRFLPLFKTFPSQDLIDLDREDERSGRMEHIHHRLRSAYRQFPGNEDIKLEKIVTVGNDEDQDEGPSSGEPNGEETCEEQEPSRRDLSHPTLKGLPVSRLWDSVRSIAFLWTAEKRSGDSALISASIN from the exons ATGAAGATCAGCGCGCTCATGACCTCTGCTGGCATCAATATTGGGATCTGCGTGCTCTTGTGGTCGCTCTATTCCGTTCTCAGAAAGCAGCCAGCATTTGTAAGGGTCTACTTCGGCCGGAGGATCGCCGAGGAGAATAGACTGCTCCGAGAGGCCTTCATCTTGGAGAGGTTTGTTCCATCCACTGGCTGGATCGTCAAGGCCCTGCAGTGTACCGAGGAAGAGCTATTGGCAGCTGCTGGGCTGGATGCTGTTGCTTTCAATAGAATGCTAGTATTCAG CATACGCATCTTTTCCCTAGCTGCCATCCTGTGTCTTTTTGGAATTCTTCCAGTGCATTATTTTGGACGAAAGATGCATCGCCTTGAGATTTCTTCAGAACAATTGCATATGTTCACAGTTGGTAATGTGGAAGTGCAATCAAGATG GCTTTGGGTTCATTCTATAGTCCTCTACATAATATCTGGAGTAGCTTGCTTTCTCCTATATGTT GAGTATAGGCACATCGCTAGGCTGAGGCTCATTCACCTTAAACGTGCAACAGTAAATCCAGGCCAATTTACTGTGCTTGTTCGCGGAATACCAAAGACAACAAACGAATCGTGCAGTACTGACGTCGATGATTTCTTCACCAAGTATCATCCATCAAGTTACCTATTCCATCAAGTTGTTTACAAGGCTGGGAAAGTTCAGAAGATAATC ACTGGCGCGAAGAAGGCATGTGGAATGTCGGACCCTTCCACAGACACAACTCTAGATCAGAGCTGTGAGGCAATTACATACCCGTGTTCTCTTTGTGGAGCCTCTTCGGATTCCTTCCGGTTGTTACCGACTGCCGAAGTTGCAAAGAACATAGATAACGAG TTCTGGAACTGTTTACAGGAATGTGCGGCTGCTTTTGTATTTTTCAAAACTCGGTATGGAGCACTTGTTGCTTCAGAAGCACTTCAGACTTCGAACCCTACGAACTGGGTAACTGATCTAGCTCCAGAACCAGATGATGTGTATTGGTCAAACATTTGGCTTCCTTATAAGCAGCTTTGGATTCGACGGATAGCTACGGTTCTAGGTTCTCTTGTTTTTCTGGTCTCATTTCTGCTACCAGTGGCATTTATTCAAGGTCTATCCCGGCTTGATCAGTTGCAGAAGAAGCTTCCTTTCCTTGATGGGTTATTGAAGAA GCCATACATGAGCCAAATAATAACTGGATACCTTCCGAGCGTCATACTGCTATTATTCCTGTACACCGTTTCGCCAATAATGATACGGTTTTCGACAATGGAGGGGCCTACATCTCACAGTGAAAGGAAGAAGAGTGCTTGCTCTAAAGTGCTGTACTTCTACATTTGGAATGTGTTCTTTGTTAGTTTAGCATCTGGTGCTGTCATAAGCCAATTGAGCCCTTCTTCGAGCACGAAGGACATCGCTGTCCGGCTCGCTCATGTCATACCTGAGCAG ACTACGTTCTTCATCACCTATGTTCTGACTTCAGGATGGGCCAGTTTATCATCTGAACTTATGCAACTCTTTGGCCTGATCTATAACTTTATAATAAAGTATGTTCTGAGAATGAAAGAAGATATCGCGTTTGTTCCCACATTTCCTTATCACACAGAAATACCAAAAGTTATGTTGTTTGGACTATTGGGCTTCTCGTGCTCTGTACTGGCACCCTTGATCTTACCTTTTCTGCTAGTCTACTTCTTCCTGGGTTATGTTGTATACCGCAATCAG TTGCTCAATGTTTACCGCATGAGATATGACAGTGGTGGTTTGTATTGGCCAATTGTACACAACACGGTGATATTCTCTCTCGTGCTCACCCAGGTCATCTGCTTCGGTGTATTTGGCCTAAAAGAATCACCAGTAGCCGCAGGCTTCACCATACCTCCGATCTTCTTTATTCTTTCATTCAATCAGTATTGTAGAACCCGATTCCTTCCCCTGTTCAAAACTTTTCCGTCACAG GATTTAATCGACTTGGACAGGGAAGACGAAAGGTCAGGGAGAATGGAACATATTCACCACAGACTCCGTTCCGCATACCGGCAGTTCCCTGGCAATGAAGATATAAAGCTGGAGAAAATCGTGACCGTCGGGAATGACGAGGACCAAGATGAAGGCCCTAGCTCGGGCGAGCCCAACGGAGAAGAAACATGCGAGGAACAAGAACCCAGCAGAAGGGATCTGTCTCACCCAACTCTGAAAGGACTCCCTGTTAGCCGTCTGTGGGATTCCGTGAGATCCATTGCTTTCCTCTGGACTGCAGAAAAGAGGTCCGGCGATAGCGCATTGATTAGCGCGTCAATTAACTAA